The following is a genomic window from Tursiops truncatus isolate mTurTru1 chromosome 7, mTurTru1.mat.Y, whole genome shotgun sequence.
taaaattgatatctAGAAAATTTCTATGTAAAATGAGACTAAATCCCAAAATATACTTCTAAAGTGACTGGCAGATTTTATGAAGGAATATCTAtattctgaattttatatttaaaccTTTTCCAATATAAACATTAttaatcctcatgacaatttATGAGGTAGACACTATTATCATCTCCACGTTATAGATGGGAAAAATGATGCCCAGACAGGTTAATTTCTTGTTCCCCTCCCTCTTTAATTTGCTACAACTCATCAAAGCAAACCTAGATAATTTTGGAAAGGTGTGTGGCACAGTTGCACCTAAAGCACCAGCAAGATACATtgactttccattttatttcattctcttgtgcCAAACATCAAAACAAGGAACTGCATGAAGTCTCACATACTTCTGCCCATCGGCAGAGCACTGAAAGCACCCATAAACCGTCTCCCTTTTAAAGCTCCCCATGCCACAGAGTATGCAAGGTCCTTTTGGAATGCTGTGATTAAGTAAATTAACTCGGATATGAGTCCCTTCTTTGAGTGAAATATCACTCATGCTGAGAGATTTGTCATAATAGTCAGAAAAAAGATCATCTAAGTAAAGCTGTGAACGAGAAATGGCATCCATCACTCTTCTATctaaaaggacaaaaaaagaaatgtgttaaaagtcaaataaaaaatgtatagcCAAACTGCAATTATAACTATGTGTGAATCTAAACCATCAGTCATGAAAtttggcttttaaatttaaattcttaagACAGTATTACTGAAGAGATAACCTCAAGTATTAATCTGAGAAGCAAAAAATCTTCAGCGGACATACTTCTTTCAAATAGTATATTTCTCAATCTGTAGAGCAGTGCAAATGTTGCCGTTTCTTCCATTTCAAATCCTCCTTTTGACACTGAAGTGACACAAAggtctataaaaaaaaattttagaagatgTTATAATTTGAacaactcatatatatatattttttgcggtacgcgggcctctcaccgttgtggcctctcccgttgtggggtgctccggacgcgcaggctcagcagccatggctcacgggcccagccgctccgtggcatgtgggatcttcccagaccggggcacgaacccgtgtgccctgcatcggcaggcggagcaggcggactctcaaccactgcgccaccagggaagcccaaacaacTCATGTTTTATTGGGAGTTTTAATTGTGGTTGAATTCTGGTATGtgccattcattttatttttttaagttaaattttacatatttttagaaaaggtAACATTTACATGGTACGAAATTCAAAGAGTACAAAAAGAGGATACGGTGACAAATAAGTCTCTATGTTGACCCCAGCCTCAGTTTTATACCCCGGGGTAACTACTGTTGTGTGTACTTCCAGAAATACTCCATATATTTTACATGcataaagaatatgtatatatgtatgtaagtatgtatatatatataattgtttagGCTCAAAGAGatacacatttctttaaaatatcatagAGATTATTCCATGTCAGGATCTTCAGTGCTACATAATTCCTAATGGCTTCACAGTATTCTATTGTGTGCATGCACCATTATTCAACTAGCTGCTGATAATACACCTTAAGgttatttccaatcttttgctattaTGAGCTGACTATCCTTATACCCACAtcatttcatatatgtatatctataggataaattcctagaagtgtaaATAAggctaaaatatatgtaatttaaaattttgatggaCATATCAGTTCTATCAGTTTACACTTCTAGTGATCAATATTATTGTAAAAACCTACacccttggacttccctggtggtccagtggtaaagaatccgccttgcaacacaggggacacaggtttgatccctggtcaaggaactaagatcccacatgctgcggggcaactaagcccacgagccacaactactgagcttgcgcacctcaactagagagcctgcgtgcggCAAACTCTAGTtgcccatgcactctggaacccgagcgccacgtgccctggagcctgcatgccacaactagagaagagaaaacccgcaggccacaactagagagaagcccgcgtgctgacacgaagagcctgcgcgccacaacgaaagatctcGCGTGCcccaacgaagatcccgcatgcctcaacgaagatcccacatgctgcaaccaagacccgatgcggccaaaagaataaataaatacatctttttttacaaaaaaacctACACCCTTTAGTGTCCCAGATAGAATTTAATTAGTATGATTTGTTTCTGGACTCCCTATTCCCTCCTCCGACAGAACTGCAGAAACAAAAACAGGTCTAAAAATGTTCATAAATCACCATGGCTAAGGGGCTCCCTTGCCTATTCCTTTGGGCTACACCTAGACTTGAGCTGGCTGGTCTAATAATCTTAAAACCCGTGAAATGTAGAAATTTAAACTGAGCTGCACTGCAGTATTATATAAGGTGACAATTTGGGGGAATTATTTGTAACTTTAAGGTTTTAGGGAAAGTCCGGAGTTGGGGGAGCTGGGTCTATGAAAGGAAAACCGGAAGAAAGGTTGTCTTTGGGTACCCTAGTTTGGATGCCTTGACACCTTCAACATCTTACTGTCTACCTACTCTATTTGCCATCATCAAAAGCTACCTATTAGacgataattttttattttcccatataagtcaagGAAATACTGTCAGTGGATTGTGTTCTCACTCTTAGCTATAATTGTAAGTGGGTGGTGGGAAGACTACAGCCTTCCCCAAGAAACAGGGATGAGGTGATGAGTAAGTAAGGACTGGAGGGTCTTTCCCAGTTACTTCACCCAAACATAATATTGACAGTACTTGAGAGCAGCACTCTTCTATTATTAGACactcagaaagagacagagattcTCATTAaatccttctttaaaaatataatcattttggTGTTTCATGCAAATCACTCACCAAAGGCACCATCCAAGTAAATGAAGAGTTCGAAAACACTGTAAGCTATGGTTGTGTGTGCTGGAAAAACAATAGCTTTGTCCCTTCCCCTGGTATTCtgttcatccataaaatgaaactatattaaataaattaaataacatggTTAAGGAGCACAACACATAAGGATATATTTTTGGAGAAACAAAACATTCCCTACAATCCTACCAAAAACAAACATCCCCACCCCTACAAGCAAAGAATGCTCCTACTTGAATTCAACTGTTTCTAGCAGAGATCCAAATTAATGGTCCATCGGAGACTTGTGATCTATATTAGGAAATACCTCTCACTACTTTCTCAGTTACTTTGTATCAGAGCCAATGATTAGTGCTACCACATGGGTAATGCTCTCTGGcatagaaacatttttctttcaactgTAAACCAACTGCCTTTAAGTGCTACAGTTGTTTTTAGCCTATTCTGTCCACTGTTCCAAAGCAATTACCaacaattaagtaaatatttcacTCAGTTCATGCCCCCAAAATGATCCAATGTTAAACAATTTGGTGGGCACCTAAATGTAGCCACTGAACAGAAccttcatttgcaaagatttgAAACGATTATCATTGTACCCTATCTTtctaataattcattttaataaaacaaatcaagTCATTATTATGCGTCATTA
Proteins encoded in this region:
- the PJVK gene encoding pejvakin isoform X2 codes for the protein MESIRTTRQCSLSVHAGIRGESMRFHFMDEQNTRGRDKAIVFPAHTTIAYSVFELFIYLDGAFDLCVTSVSKGGFEMEETATFALLYRLRNILFERNRRVMDAISRSQLYLDDLFSDYYDKSLSMSDISLKEGTHIRVNLLNHSIPKGPCILCGMGSFKRETVYGCFQCSADGQKYVRLHAVPCFDVWHKRMK